CATCGGAGGTGTGGACAAGAAGGCGCACGCGGAGCATCAGTTCTCCCTGGGATAGGCGCGGAAGGACTGTTCCACGGACGCGGACAGGCGGGGGGGGGGGGGGGGGGGGGGGGCTCGTCGATACCGCGGTGCCCCACCTCGCGCCCCGGGTCCGGGGGCAGGTCCATGGTGAACTGCCCCTTTGGTTCGTCGGTCACGCCCAGGATGCTAGCAAGTCGGTAGGCGGTCGGAGCGAGGAGCCCTAAGGTGTTGGCATGAAGGCCGAACTCCCCGAGCTCCTGCTGCCCGACGCCCCCGCATGGCGGACCTGGCTGGAGGAGAACCACGCCTCCTCGCCCGGCGTCTGGCTGATCGAGCACAAGAAGGGCGGGACGACGACGGCCCTCACCTACGCGCTGGCCCTCGACGAGGCACTCTGCTTCGGCTGGATCGACGGGCAGGCGAGAAGTCGCGATGAGGGCAGCTACCTGCAGCGCTTCACCCCCCGCGGTCCGCGGAGCATGTGGTCGGCGCGCAACCGGACCTATGTGGACAGGCTGCGTGCCGAGGGACGGATGCGCGAGGCGGGGGAGCGGGCCGTCGCGGCGGCCCAGGCCGACGGCCGGTGGGAGCGCGCGTACGCCGGTCCCGCGACCGCCGAGATGCCCCCCGAGCTTCTGGCCGCGATCGAG
This genomic interval from Arthrobacter agilis contains the following:
- a CDS encoding YdeI/OmpD-associated family protein, which translates into the protein MKAELPELLLPDAPAWRTWLEENHASSPGVWLIEHKKGGTTTALTYALALDEALCFGWIDGQARSRDEGSYLQRFTPRGPRSMWSARNRTYVDRLRAEGRMREAGERAVAAAQADGRWERAYAGPATAEMPPELLAAIEADTDALATYRTLTSQNRFALFFRLSQLKTDAAKERNIAKFVAMLSRGETFYPQGKRNGEGAR